The following proteins are encoded in a genomic region of Zea mays cultivar B73 chromosome 9, Zm-B73-REFERENCE-NAM-5.0, whole genome shotgun sequence:
- the LOC103638530 gene encoding alpha-1,3-arabinosyltransferase XAT3, with product MVHRVSSLGLDSARRQQQQSPDAESAKHVSAPSMSEVTCNWSNRHSDTCKMEGDLRIHGMAGTVYVLSSSNFRPNNSTITIRPYTRKWEQETMLRIREVSIRSTAPEPFSFVIPPKCTVRHDVPAVVFSTGGCGTNFFHAMTDLIVPLYITAREHNGHVQLLVADYQPEWVAKFRPILTALSIYPVIDFDADTAVRCFPSAHVGLESHRILGINPALSRNSYTMMGFRDFLRDVFSLRRPWATPVSRSSGQKPRLVFVLRRHSREVTNEVDAIAALAGLGFEVVVAGPEDVRDMAKIAGVVNSCDVMVGVHGAGLTNMVFLPHNGTIVQIIPWGNLKYPCRFDFGDPAPDMGLRYVEYEANAEETTLKYKYPRDHPVFTDPISIERSGKLWETFLEGQNVTLDIDRFREAMQQVYNSITTE from the exons ATGGTTCATAGAGTATCATCGTTAG GTTTGGACAGTGCAAGACGGCAGCAGCAACAATCACCTGACGCAGAATCTGCAAAAC ATGTGTCAGCGCCGTCAATGAGCGAAGTTACCTGCAACTGGAGCAATCGTCACTCAGACACCTGCAAAATGGAAGGTGACTTGCGGATCCATGGCATGGCCGGCACAGTCTACGTCCTTTCATCATCCAACTTCCGACCAAACAACTCGACCATCACAATCCGGCCGTACACGCGGAAGTGGGAGCAAGAGACCATGCTGAGGATTCGGGAGGTCAGCATCCGGTCCACTGCGCCAGAGcctttcagcttcgtcatcccgcCCAAGTGCACCGTGAGGCACGACGTGCCAGCGGTGGTCTTCTCTACCGGCGGCTGCGGCACCAACTTCTTCCACGCCATGACTGACCTCATTGTCCCACTCTACATCACAGCCCGTGAGCACAACGGCCACGTCCAGCTGCTTGTCGCCGACTACCAGCCTGAATGGGTGGCCAAATTCAGACCGATCCTCACTGCACTGTCCATCTACCCGGTCATAGACTTCGACGCGGACACTGCCGTGCGCTGCTTCCCGTCGGCGCATGTCGGGCTCGAGAGCCACAGGATACTTGGCATCAACCCGGCGCTCTCCCGGAACAGCTACACTATGATGGGGTTCCGTGACTTCCTCCGCGACGTCTTCTCGCTGCGGCGGCCATGGGCTACACCCGTAAGCAGGAGCAGCGGGCAGAAGCCTCGGCTCGTCTTTGTCCTGCGGCGCCACTCTAGGGAGGTGACGAACGAAGTGGATGCCATCGCTGCTCTTGCCGGTCTCGGCTTCGAGGTGGTCGTTGCGGGACCGGAGGACGTCCGCGATATGGCCAAAATCGCAGGGGTGGTGAACTCGTGCGACGTGATGGTGGGCGTGCACGGCGCAGGGCTCACCAACATGGTGTTCCTGCCGCACAACGGCACCATAGTGCAGATCATCCCGTGGGGAAACTTGAAGTACCCATGCCGGTTCGACTTCGGCGACCCGGCGCCGGACATGGGACTCCGCTACGTCGAATACGAGGCGAACGCGGAGGAGACCACGCTCAAGTACAAGTATCCGAGGGACCATCCTGTGTTTACCGACCCGATCTCCATAGAGCGCAGCGGCAAACTTTGGGAGACCTTCCTCGAGGGCCAGAACGTCACACTGGACATCGACCGGTTCAGAGAGGCAATGCAGCAAGTGTACAACTCCATCACCACGGAGTAG